The Pochonia chlamydosporia 170 chromosome 1, whole genome shotgun sequence genome window below encodes:
- a CDS encoding fungal zn(2)-Cys(6) binuclear cluster domain-containing protein: MQDDINVICGLRSVLRSPAPITSGIAPFAALQTKTNVIKTSLPLDFVHARTATVTICPTSHQGGLFDDSYRPPAVVLPCRSQLSPNDDSRSLQLAKLCDGTRPQCSACISTRRNCQYTTRPSETRSSALKRRKTHAEQQLRDIHRSHRVLLQLVGTLATSPDADAIAIIHQLQQSCDPEHIVQWIEHGGLIRQCRQPDGATKQASADSAQDLADRQRRVKLPPIARWYDAKGEAYGELFERLKYADERRGEQILRRMHQGQDISDVVSLLEDDNSPTYSAAHQNLLAIYSI, encoded by the exons ATGCAGGATGATATCAATGTGATTTGTGGACTACGGAGTGTGCTCCGGTCACCTGCACCGATCACCTCAGGGATTGCTCCATTCGCTGCGCTCCAAACCAAGACAAATGTGATCAAGACGTCACTTCCATT GGATTTTGTTCATGCACGAACTGCTACTGTGACGATATGCCCGACGAGCCATCAAGGAGGGCTCTTCGACGACTCATACCGGCCTCCGGCGGTAGTCTTACCATGTCGGAGCCAGCTGTCACCAAACGACGACAGTCGGTCGTTGCAGCTTGCGAAGCTT TGTGATGGGACACGACCACAATGCTCTGCATGTATATCCACCAGAAGAAACTGCCAATACACTACGCGACCATCTGAAACGAGATCATCGGCTTTAAAGCGGCGCAAAACCCACGCAGAACAGCAACTTCGAGACATCCACAGATCTCATCGGGTTCTGCTGCAGCTAGTTGGCACCCTCGCTACTTCTCCCGATGCTGATGCTATCGCTATTATTCACCAGCTCCAACAAAGCTGTGACCCTGAACATATTGTTCAATGGATTGAACATGGGGGTTTAATACGGCAGTGTAGGCAACCTGACGGTGCCACCAAGCAAGCTTCAGCAGACTCTGCTCAAGACCTAGCAGATCGGCAACGACGTGTCAAGTTACCGCCAATAGCCCGTTGGTATGACGCAAAAGGGGAAGCATACGGGGAACTATTCGAACGCCTGAAATACGCCGACGAGAGACGTGGTGAGCAGATACTTCGTAGAATGCATCAGGGTCAAGATATTTCGGACGTAGTCAGTCTTCTGGAAGATGACAACAGCCCTACTTATAGCGCGGCTCACCAAAACCTATTAGCAATATACAGCATCTAA